ATGAATACCATCAGTTGAGAAATACCGACATTGAAACGTAGCTCTTGGAAATCTTCCGTTACCTTTTTGACCGTTTGATGGTACACACGCTCAAATTGCTCTGGAGCTTGAACGTCTTGGATTTTTCCAGAAAGTGACCCATCCTCTTCAACGAATAGACGCCAAATTCGGTCTAAGAATCTTCGTGAACCATCTAAGCCGTTTTCCGACCAAGCGATACTTGCATCAAGTGGTCCCATGAACATTTCATAAAGGCGTAACGTATCTCCACCGTGTGATTTCACAATATCATCTGGATTCACGACGTTCCCTTTCGACTTACTCATCTTCTCGTTGTTTTCACCAAGAATCATCCCTTGGTTATACAAGCGTTGGAATGGCTCTTTCGTTGGGACAACACCTACATCATATAAAACTTTGTGCCAGAACCGAGCGTACAATAAGTGGAGTACCGCGTGCTCTGCCCCACCGATATAAAGATCGACTGGTAGCCAGTGCTTCAGTTTCTCTTCAGATGCTAACGCATCGTTGTTCGTTGGATCGATATAACGTAAGTAGTACCAGCAGCTTCCTGCCCATTGTGGCATCGTATTCGTTTCACGACGACCTTTTTTACCTGTTTCAGGATCGACAACGTTCACCCAATCTTCTATGTTCGCAAGTGGTGATTCACCTGTACCAGAAGGTTTGATGTTACTCGTTTTCGGAAGTGTTAATGGTAACTCTTCATCAGGGACAGCACTCATTGTGCCATCTTCCCAATGGATAATTGGAATTGGCTCGCCCCAATAACGCTGGCGACTAAACAACCAGTCACGAAGGCGGTAAGTCGTTTTCTTTTCACCTTTGTTGTTCTCTTCCAACCACGTAATCATCGTTGCGATCGCTTTTTCCTTGTTCATTCCATTCAAGAAATCAGAGTTAACGATTTCGCCATCTTCTGTATAAGCTTCTTTCGAAATGTCTCCACCTTTTACAACTTCAACGATTGGAAGTTCGAATTTCGTCGCAAACTCGTAGTCACGCTCGTCGTGTCCAGGAACAGCCATAATCGCGCCTGTACCGTAACTGACAAGCACATAGTCTGCAATCCAAACGGGAACTTCTTTTCCGTTAACCGGGTTAATCGCGTAAGCACCAGTGAAAACACCTGATTTTTCTTTTGAAAGTTCTGTACGCTCTAAGTCACTTTTCGTGCTAATTTCTTTTTGGTAAGCTTCAACTGCAGCTTTTTGCTCAGGTGACGTAATTTCTTCCACGTATGCATGTTCAGGAGCTAATACCATATATGTCGCACCGAACAATGTATCTGGTCGAGTTGTAAATACAGTAACCGACTTGTCAGTGTTAGTGATATCGAAAGTGATTTCCGCACCTTCAGAACGACCGATCCAATTGCGTTGCATTTCTTTTAAGCTTTCCGGCCAATCCAACTCTTCAAGGTCTTCTAAAAGGCGATCTGCGTATGCTGTAATTTTCAACATCCACTGTTTCATCGGTTTACGGATGACGGGATGCCCACCGCGTTCACTTTTACCATCGATTACTTCTTCATTCGCAAGGACCGTCCCTAATGCTGGACACCAGTTAACGGCAACCTCATCAATATAAGCTAAGCCTTTCTTATAAAGTTGTAGGAAAATCCACTGCGTCCATTTGTAATAGTTCGGATCCGTCGTGTTCACTTCGCGATCCCAGTCATAAGAGAAGCCAAGTTCTTTAATCTGTCGGCGAAATGTGTTGATGTTTTGTGCGGTAAAATCTGCTGGATCATTTCCAGTATCTAAAGCATATTGCTCAGCGGGAAGTCCAAATGCGTCCCAACCGATTGGATGAAGAACGTTAAATCCTTGCATACGTTTCATACGAGCAACGATGTCGGTTGCAGTGTAACCTTCTGGATGACCAACGTGAAGTCCCGCTCCAGATGGATACGGAAACATATCTAGTGCGTAAAACTTCTTTTTGTCCGGTTCAAATTCTGTTTTGAACGTTTTGTTTTCTTCCCAATGCGATTGCCACTTGCGCTCAATCTGTTGATGATCAAAAGCCATTTTTCAAGCCACTCCCATTCATTGTTAGGTTTTTAAGTATGATCTCTCTGATTAGATGTATCTAAAAGGTGATAAACACCCAGATGAACGATAATTATTGTCGTTTTAACAGCTAGCTTGGGGAACATTCCTTCCCGCTTGTGGAACTTTTCAGCTAACTTGTGGAACTTTCCCTCCAGCTTGTGGAAAACAGTACATTATTACTACCACTTTGTTAGCACATCCCTGTGCAAGTCTGAAAGAACAAGACAACGCAGAGATCAGAAGGTAATCTTTCACACACCTGGTGATTTAGGAACAAGAAGTTCAAGGCAACGATGTTACGAGGATCGGAGCGTAGTTAAATCCTACGTGAGAACCGGAGTAACGAGTTAACGCAGAAATTCGCCGTTAATAAATCGCCAGAAAATAGTAAAAACCTCCCGCCACTGATCAACATATCAGGGACGAGAGGTTGAATAAACAAAGCCTTCCCGCGGTACCACCCGCATTAGTGCAAAATCTCTTGCACTCACTCTAGCTCCTTATCGCGGAGGGACGATAAACGCTACATGAAACTCGTTCACGTTTATAGCTCGGAGGCGAGTTCAAATAGTGTTCGGGTTGGCTTTCAGCAGCCGCCAACTCTCTAAGACCGTTTACTATTTTACTAATCCTCTTCAATGCATTCATTTTTATGAATAATGTAATTTGTATTGTATGCACGTTCTCAGAAAATGTCAAGGTTTTTTCCAAAAATGGATCCTTATCATGATAGGCTTTTTGGACAATGATTATACCTTCCCGAAAAAGTCATTGGCGAGCTTTTTGTATGTGTGAAAGTACTCCGGGACTGCTACGTCCTCCAATCCGATCAAAGCATTTTCAGCAACACTTCTATAATACCAGCTTTGCTTTTCTTTGTTCCCTTTAAATTGTTCCCATATTTGATCGCCATCGGACTCATAGTATTCGATCAAGCTTTTCAAATTATCCAGTTTATCTGCGACAATGAGTGCCTTCACATCGAAAGTGGCATTCTTTATGTATTCAACCGTATTTTGCTTCCGTTCGTCCCATGACTTTGTTTTATCTTCTGTATTTCCTTTTACAATTCGTACAACTTCTAATCCAAATGCTTGTTCAATATCCTCATACTCAAGTGCTGTATCTTCAACGGTATCATGCAGGAAGCCAGCGATTACTATGTCTTCTGGTAATCCAGCTTCGTGTAAAATTTTTGCTACCGCAATCGGATGAACGACATAAGATTCCCCAGACAACTTACGAAATTGACCTTCATGAGCCTTTATCGCTATCTCCTCTGCAGCTTTCAACTTACTCATCAAATATCTCCTTTGTCGCCATTATTGCTTAGTCCTTTGAACAGAAGAATGGTAAGAATCAACCAAATACCTCCTGCTGTAAATCCTGCAAGTACATCACTTGGGAAGTGGACGCCTAAGTATACTCTGCTTAATCCGATCAATAAAATCAAGCCTCCGGTGACCCATAAAACATAGCCTGCCTCGCGTCCTTTTTTCCGTAAAACAACCCAAATTAAATAACCTAAAAACCCAAAGAACGCTGTCGAGTTCATTGAGTGTCCACTCGGAAAGCTTAACCCACCTACTTCAATTAATGGGTTTTCGTCTGGTCTTGTACGATTAAATCCTGCTTTCAACCATCGATTCATTGTCCTTACACCAATCAGATTAAACATTAATATCAATGCAAGCTTACTATTTTTATTTACTGAAAAATAGATAACTAAGAGGATCATTAAAGGAATGGAGATTTTTGCAGAGCCAATTTCCGTTATGAAAACAAATACAGTTGACAGCCAGTCTGAACGTATGTCCCATATAAGATGCATGATCACCAAATCAAATTGCGTCAACGTATTGTGAAAAACACCAAACAAGACAAATAGGATGACCAATGTCAATCCTATTAATAGTAAAGGATGCTTTCGTATCATTTTGCAACTCCTCCCATTTCTATTCTATTACACAAACCTGTTGAAATTATGCTTATTAAAGACAAATTCTTTCCGCATGATGATCCGGTTTGGCGCGATTACATTCCCATGCTAAAATATGCCTAGAAGTGCGTGTTCAAATTTTGAACATCCTCTAGCAAGAAAATAACCATGAAAAGAAAGGGAAGCTTATGTCTGTACCTTCTCACTTTGGAGATAAACGTTACTATACATGGAACAAGCATTTAAAAGAACACTTTGGCTCAAAAATCATTAAAGTACCGATCGATGGTGGTTTTGATTGTCCGAATCGAGATGGAACCGTTGCATCAGGTGGTTGTACGTTTTGTTCACAAAGTGGTTCGGGCGATTTTGCCGGAGACCGCAAAGATGACCTTGTGAAACAGTTCCATACGATTAAAGACCGCATGCATCGTAAATGGAAGTCGGGTAAGTATATCGGATACTTTCAGGCCTTTTCAAATACACATGCACCGGTAGAAGAACTTCGCGAGAAATTTGAAGTGATTTTAGAACAAGAAGGTGTTGTTGGACTTGCGATCGCGACAAGACCAGACTGCCTTCCAGATGATGTCGTCGAATATCTCTCAGAACTTAATGAGCGAACATACTTATGGATAGAGCTTGGCCTTCAAACCGTTCATGAAGAAACGGCTGATCTCATTAACCGTGCACATGACTACCAATGTTATGTCGATGGCGTCAATAAGCTTAGAAAACATGGCATCCGAGTGTGCGCACATATTATCAATGGTCTCCCACAAGAAACACCTGAAATGATGATGGAAACTGCACGAGAAGTAGCAAAGCTCGATGTGCAAGGGATCAAAATTCACCTTCTCCATTTGTTGAAAAAGACACCTATGGTGAAACAATACGAAAAGGGATTAGTGGAATTCTTGGATTTCGATACGTATATTCAGCTTGTCTGTGATCAGCTAGAAATAATCCCGCC
This Pseudalkalibacillus berkeleyi DNA region includes the following protein-coding sequences:
- the leuS gene encoding leucine--tRNA ligase, yielding MAFDHQQIERKWQSHWEENKTFKTEFEPDKKKFYALDMFPYPSGAGLHVGHPEGYTATDIVARMKRMQGFNVLHPIGWDAFGLPAEQYALDTGNDPADFTAQNINTFRRQIKELGFSYDWDREVNTTDPNYYKWTQWIFLQLYKKGLAYIDEVAVNWCPALGTVLANEEVIDGKSERGGHPVIRKPMKQWMLKITAYADRLLEDLEELDWPESLKEMQRNWIGRSEGAEITFDITNTDKSVTVFTTRPDTLFGATYMVLAPEHAYVEEITSPEQKAAVEAYQKEISTKSDLERTELSKEKSGVFTGAYAINPVNGKEVPVWIADYVLVSYGTGAIMAVPGHDERDYEFATKFELPIVEVVKGGDISKEAYTEDGEIVNSDFLNGMNKEKAIATMITWLEENNKGEKKTTYRLRDWLFSRQRYWGEPIPIIHWEDGTMSAVPDEELPLTLPKTSNIKPSGTGESPLANIEDWVNVVDPETGKKGRRETNTMPQWAGSCWYYLRYIDPTNNDALASEEKLKHWLPVDLYIGGAEHAVLHLLYARFWHKVLYDVGVVPTKEPFQRLYNQGMILGENNEKMSKSKGNVVNPDDIVKSHGGDTLRLYEMFMGPLDASIAWSENGLDGSRRFLDRIWRLFVEEDGSLSGKIQDVQAPEQFERVYHQTVKKVTEDFQELRFNVGISQLMVFINEAYKQDVLQKEMMEGFVQLLSPVAPHITEELWEKLGHEESITYSEWPSYDESKMTENEVEIVVQINGKVRAKLLVPTDANKDQLEEIALSDDKVKENIDGKTVRKVIAVPGKLVNIVAN
- a CDS encoding HD domain-containing protein yields the protein MSKLKAAEEIAIKAHEGQFRKLSGESYVVHPIAVAKILHEAGLPEDIVIAGFLHDTVEDTALEYEDIEQAFGLEVVRIVKGNTEDKTKSWDERKQNTVEYIKNATFDVKALIVADKLDNLKSLIEYYESDGDQIWEQFKGNKEKQSWYYRSVAENALIGLEDVAVPEYFHTYKKLANDFFGKV
- a CDS encoding phosphatase PAP2 family protein, which codes for MIRKHPLLLIGLTLVILFVLFGVFHNTLTQFDLVIMHLIWDIRSDWLSTVFVFITEIGSAKISIPLMILLVIYFSVNKNSKLALILMFNLIGVRTMNRWLKAGFNRTRPDENPLIEVGGLSFPSGHSMNSTAFFGFLGYLIWVVLRKKGREAGYVLWVTGGLILLIGLSRVYLGVHFPSDVLAGFTAGGIWLILTILLFKGLSNNGDKGDI
- a CDS encoding TIGR01212 family radical SAM protein (This family includes YhcC from E. coli K-12, an uncharacterized radical SAM protein.), producing MSVPSHFGDKRYYTWNKHLKEHFGSKIIKVPIDGGFDCPNRDGTVASGGCTFCSQSGSGDFAGDRKDDLVKQFHTIKDRMHRKWKSGKYIGYFQAFSNTHAPVEELREKFEVILEQEGVVGLAIATRPDCLPDDVVEYLSELNERTYLWIELGLQTVHEETADLINRAHDYQCYVDGVNKLRKHGIRVCAHIINGLPQETPEMMMETAREVAKLDVQGIKIHLLHLLKKTPMVKQYEKGLVEFLDFDTYIQLVCDQLEIIPPDMMIHRLTGDGPADLLIGPMWSLNKWNVLNSIEAELERRDSYQGKYYEPVGVTTK